One part of the Bacteroidia bacterium genome encodes these proteins:
- a CDS encoding SusC/RagA family TonB-linked outer membrane protein, translating into MSKLIYHVWFSCLLLCFSQLAMAQVTVSGNVSDDNGTPLIGVRIVEEGTVRGTTTDGEGNFSITLPGSSATLVFSYIGYSSQSVEVSASNADLKIQMLEDIARLDEVVITGLAGGVKRSNSGNAVSSVTAEELRGKTSQQTLDNALFGKVTGVHMTSNSGAPGGGVNMQLRGISTLGAGSSQPLFIIDGVYVDNSVIRTGRTQVNGASGGQNAATQDDAANRIADINPDEIEKIEILKGPSAAAIYGTRANAGVVIIQTKRGQAGKTQVNFSQDIGMAQAQNLQGFGIWDEQRTTDFTGGNADELAALRAADSEGRNTDWEDFFYGRNALLSNTTISVSGGTQKTQFRISGSLRSEDGIIENTGFERYSVRANVDHRLSNRLKVSLNTSYNKTDNDRGFTGNQNNTGGSLGYALAYTPSYANLFPDANGNYPINPYFNDNPVAIRDLGVNNQAVDRFITAASIDLDILSNTNTFLKLKVNGGVDYLSGNSLVYFPEVLQHQIASANPGDVMWGRQDNLNANVQAFLVLNTNLSSSLNSNTSVGVVRLDQQSEFLLTRGRGLSGGQTNLQWATVQSVQAQTNQDVTDLGIVAQEDLNFDDKLIASVGIRLDKSTLNADQKEFYAFPKASLAANLHNFDFWSASSVNQFKLRAAYGETGGLPNFGVTFESLSPQLIGGNLGGQVGTRGVDPNLVPETAQELEFGLDLGMFNNRLTFTATYYNKEVKNLILDQQPPESTGVLAIATNAGDLENKGFELALGVTSVRSRNLNIYSRIQYWQNRSEITRLAIDPQTIGGFGPSLGTYLFATGFSPTTIVGNPSGTDDPLGFTVYGDRQPDFHMTLGTEINFFQNFDFSFLLHWQKGGEAINLSALLWDDGGTTPNWNADVDGNDQFDGLDRLLDWAANGNTGAYIEETSYLKLREAALYYTLPDNIFGGAFDRLRVGLSINNMLLWTTYGSYDPEVSNFGTQPISGNIEVTPYPSSRRLFFTIKADL; encoded by the coding sequence ATGAGCAAGCTAATCTATCACGTCTGGTTTAGCTGCTTACTATTATGCTTCAGCCAGTTGGCTATGGCGCAAGTTACAGTAAGCGGTAATGTATCAGACGACAACGGAACCCCGCTGATTGGGGTGAGGATCGTGGAGGAAGGAACAGTGAGAGGAACTACTACGGATGGAGAAGGTAATTTTAGCATTACCCTTCCCGGAAGTTCTGCAACACTTGTTTTCTCTTACATTGGCTATTCTTCTCAATCTGTAGAAGTAAGTGCCAGCAATGCAGACCTGAAAATTCAAATGCTCGAGGACATTGCCCGCTTGGATGAGGTCGTAATTACCGGTCTAGCAGGTGGGGTAAAGAGGTCGAACTCGGGTAATGCTGTTTCCAGTGTTACGGCAGAAGAATTGAGAGGGAAAACTTCTCAGCAAACCCTTGATAATGCCCTTTTCGGTAAGGTTACCGGTGTACACATGACTTCCAACAGTGGAGCTCCTGGTGGTGGGGTGAATATGCAACTTAGAGGTATTTCAACTCTGGGTGCAGGTTCTTCTCAACCGCTGTTTATCATTGACGGGGTATATGTTGACAATTCAGTAATCCGTACGGGACGTACTCAGGTAAATGGTGCAAGTGGTGGTCAGAATGCAGCGACGCAGGATGATGCCGCCAACCGTATTGCTGACATCAACCCGGATGAGATTGAAAAAATTGAAATCCTGAAAGGACCTTCAGCGGCAGCGATTTATGGAACTCGTGCAAATGCAGGGGTTGTAATTATCCAAACCAAAAGAGGACAGGCAGGTAAAACCCAGGTAAACTTCAGCCAGGACATTGGTATGGCACAGGCTCAGAATCTCCAGGGATTTGGAATCTGGGACGAACAACGTACCACTGACTTTACGGGTGGTAATGCAGATGAACTGGCTGCACTGAGAGCAGCAGATTCTGAAGGAAGAAATACTGATTGGGAAGATTTTTTCTATGGAAGAAACGCCTTACTGTCAAACACGACGATCAGTGTAAGTGGAGGAACCCAGAAAACTCAATTTAGAATTTCAGGTTCTCTTCGTTCTGAAGACGGTATTATTGAAAACACCGGATTTGAGCGTTACTCTGTTCGCGCAAATGTGGACCATCGCCTTTCTAACCGTTTGAAAGTATCTTTGAATACTTCTTATAATAAGACGGATAATGATCGGGGATTTACCGGTAACCAAAACAATACCGGTGGTAGTTTGGGGTATGCACTAGCTTATACTCCTTCCTATGCCAATCTGTTTCCAGACGCAAATGGAAACTATCCGATCAACCCATATTTCAATGACAACCCTGTTGCCATTCGTGATTTAGGGGTAAACAACCAGGCAGTTGATCGTTTTATTACAGCTGCAAGTATTGATCTAGACATTCTGAGTAATACCAATACTTTCCTGAAATTGAAAGTAAATGGTGGGGTTGACTACCTAAGTGGAAACTCTCTGGTTTATTTCCCGGAAGTTCTGCAGCACCAGATTGCTTCTGCCAACCCTGGAGATGTAATGTGGGGACGTCAGGATAACCTCAACGCCAATGTTCAGGCCTTCCTGGTACTGAATACCAACCTCAGTTCTTCTCTCAACTCTAATACTTCTGTTGGGGTAGTGAGACTGGATCAACAATCTGAATTCCTCCTGACTCGTGGTCGTGGCCTTTCTGGTGGACAGACCAATCTACAATGGGCGACTGTACAGTCTGTACAGGCTCAAACCAATCAGGATGTTACGGACCTCGGTATCGTAGCTCAGGAAGACTTGAACTTCGACGACAAACTGATTGCATCTGTAGGTATCCGTCTGGATAAGTCGACTTTGAATGCAGATCAGAAAGAATTTTATGCTTTCCCGAAAGCTTCTTTGGCGGCTAACCTGCACAATTTTGATTTCTGGAGTGCTTCTAGTGTAAATCAGTTCAAACTGAGAGCTGCTTATGGAGAAACGGGTGGTCTGCCAAACTTTGGTGTAACCTTCGAATCTCTGTCTCCTCAGTTGATTGGTGGAAACCTTGGTGGTCAGGTTGGAACTCGTGGTGTTGATCCAAATCTGGTACCTGAGACTGCTCAGGAATTAGAGTTCGGATTAGACCTGGGTATGTTCAACAACAGACTTACCTTCACCGCTACTTACTATAACAAGGAAGTAAAAAACCTGATTCTTGACCAGCAGCCTCCTGAGTCTACCGGTGTATTGGCTATTGCAACCAATGCAGGTGACCTTGAGAACAAAGGATTTGAATTGGCTTTGGGTGTAACTTCTGTTCGCTCTCGTAACCTGAATATTTACTCTAGAATTCAGTACTGGCAAAACAGATCTGAGATTACTCGCCTTGCGATTGATCCTCAGACAATTGGTGGATTTGGTCCTTCTTTGGGAACTTATCTTTTCGCAACTGGATTCTCTCCAACGACAATTGTAGGTAACCCTTCTGGAACAGATGATCCTTTAGGTTTTACAGTATATGGAGACCGTCAGCCTGACTTCCATATGACTTTGGGAACTGAGATCAATTTCTTCCAAAACTTTGACTTCTCTTTCTTGCTTCACTGGCAAAAAGGAGGAGAGGCGATCAACCTTTCCGCTCTACTATGGGATGATGGAGGAACTACTCCTAACTGGAATGCAGATGTAGATGGTAATGACCAGTTTGATGGTCTTGACAGACTGCTCGACTGGGCAGCTAATGGAAATACCGGTGCTTATATTGAAGAGACTTCTTACCTGAAATTGAGAGAAGCAGCTCTTTATTATACCCTGCCTGACAACATCTTCGGAGGAGCATTTGACAGATTGAGAGTTGGTTTGTCTATCAACAACATGCTGCTTTGGACTACTTATGGTAGTTATGATCCTGAAGTATCCAACTTTGGTACTCAGCCAATCTCCGGAAATATCGAGGTAACTCCTTACCCAAGCTCTCGCAGATTGTTCTTCACCATCAAAGCAGACCTTTAG
- a CDS encoding YceI family protein, whose protein sequence is MRSNLFILVMGLSFFLAACGGKKEATVATGEQATKAEATAAAQDFTVDVDASTLAWTGKKVTGQHNGTIQISNGVFSVESGNITAGNFAIDMTTIANNDLAEDAETQAKLLGHLSSPDFFNVAEHPTATFEITSVAALEGEAGATHNISGNLTIKGISKEITFPATVSMNGGSFNAEADFNIDRTEWDIRYGSGKFFEDLGDKTIYDDINLKLALSAGTSDA, encoded by the coding sequence ATGAGAAGTAATCTTTTCATCCTCGTAATGGGCCTTTCCTTTTTCCTTGCAGCTTGTGGCGGAAAGAAAGAAGCAACAGTAGCGACGGGAGAACAAGCTACCAAAGCTGAGGCTACAGCAGCAGCTCAGGATTTTACGGTAGATGTAGATGCCAGTACGCTGGCATGGACCGGAAAAAAAGTAACCGGCCAACATAATGGTACAATCCAAATCTCTAATGGGGTATTTAGTGTTGAAAGCGGAAATATCACAGCAGGTAACTTTGCAATCGATATGACTACCATCGCCAACAATGACCTGGCTGAAGATGCAGAAACTCAGGCAAAATTATTGGGACACTTGAGTTCTCCTGATTTCTTTAATGTAGCTGAGCATCCTACGGCTACTTTTGAAATTACCTCTGTAGCAGCGCTAGAGGGAGAGGCTGGAGCTACCCACAACATCAGTGGTAACCTGACCATCAAAGGGATCTCTAAAGAAATTACCTTCCCTGCAACTGTTTCTATGAATGGAGGAAGCTTCAATGCTGAAGCTGATTTCAATATTGACAGAACAGAGTGGGACATTCGTTATGGTTCTGGAAAATTCTTTGAAGACCTCGGAGACAAAACCATCTATGACGATATCAATTTAAAGCTTGCCTTGAGTGCAGGTACTAGCGATGCCTAA
- the lpdA gene encoding dihydrolipoyl dehydrogenase: MAEKTYDVVVIGSGPGGYVAAIRCAQLGMKVAIIEKYPTLGGTCLNVGCIPSKALLDSTEHYFQATHQFAEHGIKVGKIDLDLPQMIKRKQGVVEQTTGGVAFLMKKNKIDVYEGHGSFVDKSTVKVAKADGSEEILKTSKTIIATGSKPASLPGIEIDKKKIISSTEALELTKLPKEMIVIGGGVIGVEMASVFGRMGTKITILEYADRLIAGMDGALGKELAKVMKRELGCDLQLSTKVTGAKVSRGKVTVTAENKAGEEISFKGDLCLMAVGRRPYTDNLGLENIGIETDRGRIPVNDQLETSVAGIYAIGDVVRGAMLAHKASEEGVFVAEAISGQHPHINYRAIPGVVYTWPEVAGVGYTEEELKADGVPYKTGNFPFRASGRARASMDEKFGFVKILSHKETDELLGMHIIGPRAADMIMEGVMGLEYRASAEDIAIFSHPHPTFSESVKEAAMGATGNRMIHL; encoded by the coding sequence ATGGCAGAAAAGACCTATGATGTCGTTGTGATCGGTTCTGGCCCCGGAGGCTATGTAGCGGCTATCCGCTGCGCCCAGTTGGGGATGAAAGTTGCGATCATTGAGAAATATCCTACCCTTGGTGGTACTTGTTTAAATGTGGGATGTATTCCCTCAAAAGCATTGCTCGATTCTACGGAGCACTATTTCCAGGCTACTCACCAGTTTGCAGAGCATGGGATCAAAGTTGGTAAGATCGACCTGGATCTTCCCCAAATGATCAAGAGAAAGCAAGGAGTCGTGGAGCAAACTACCGGTGGAGTAGCATTCCTCATGAAGAAAAATAAAATTGATGTCTATGAAGGACATGGGAGTTTTGTAGATAAAAGTACTGTCAAAGTCGCAAAAGCGGATGGTTCAGAAGAAATCTTGAAAACTTCAAAAACCATCATTGCAACAGGTTCCAAGCCAGCTTCTTTGCCCGGAATAGAAATCGATAAAAAGAAGATCATCAGTTCTACCGAAGCTTTGGAGCTCACCAAGCTTCCTAAAGAAATGATTGTGATCGGAGGAGGAGTTATTGGGGTCGAAATGGCTTCTGTGTTCGGAAGAATGGGTACCAAGATTACCATTCTGGAATATGCTGATAGATTGATCGCCGGAATGGATGGAGCTTTGGGGAAAGAGTTGGCCAAGGTCATGAAGCGGGAGTTGGGATGTGATTTGCAACTGAGCACTAAAGTGACGGGGGCAAAAGTGAGTAGAGGAAAAGTCACGGTTACAGCAGAAAATAAAGCAGGTGAGGAAATCAGTTTCAAAGGAGATCTCTGTCTGATGGCTGTGGGTCGTCGTCCTTATACTGATAATCTCGGACTGGAAAATATTGGGATCGAAACAGATCGTGGCCGCATTCCGGTAAATGATCAGCTGGAAACTTCGGTTGCTGGTATCTATGCCATTGGAGATGTGGTTCGAGGAGCAATGCTCGCTCATAAAGCTTCTGAAGAAGGAGTCTTTGTCGCAGAAGCTATTTCCGGGCAACATCCTCATATCAATTATCGCGCAATCCCCGGTGTGGTGTATACCTGGCCGGAAGTTGCCGGAGTGGGGTATACCGAAGAAGAGCTTAAGGCGGATGGAGTTCCCTACAAAACAGGAAACTTCCCCTTTAGAGCTTCGGGTAGAGCCAGAGCCAGTATGGACGAAAAATTTGGCTTCGTAAAAATCCTGTCCCATAAAGAAACAGACGAACTCCTGGGTATGCATATCATTGGGCCCAGAGCTGCTGATATGATCATGGAAGGAGTCATGGGACTGGAATACAGAGCTTCTGCAGAAGATATCGCCATATTCTCTCATCCGCATCCAACTTTCTCAGAATCTGTGAAAGAAGCTGCCATGGGAGCAACTGGCAATCGGATGATACATTTGTAA
- a CDS encoding ABC transporter ATP-binding protein gives MSNPKVSGKVYDSKLLRRLFSYVKPYRLRFAQALGLTILVALLVPLRPLLVQLALDVYIAIRDVEGLRMIVLLILGLLVIQGIIMYGNTYLTNWLGQSIIRDIRKQVFEHIMHLQLKYFDRTPIGMLQTRTINDVEVLNDVFTSGLVRILGELLQLIAILGFMLWLNWKLTLAVLTTLPLMVLATYVFKNKVKGAFTRVRQAVSDMNAFLQEHLTGMQIVHIFNREGVEMDKYKAVNAKLRKANVNSVLYYAIYFPVMEIVIALSLGVLVWFGAGNVVAGEVRIGELVAFIMYTQMFFRPLRQLADQFNMLQLGMVSGERIFKVLDTREFIPDEGKLESLPGNEKEISIQFEEVTFAYIDEDWVLQDINFEVEPGKKVALVGSTGSGKSTIINLLSRFYEIQKGSIKINGTDIKEYRLSYLRSLTGVVLQDVFLFSGSIYHNITLNSDEIPLERVIEAAKRVGAHEFISQLPGGYDYEVQERGATLSLGQRQLIAFARVMVYDPRILVMDEATANIDTESEEVIQHAVDTVMAGRTSIIIAHRLSTIQKADQIIVLSAGRIIESGTHNSLMKEKGSYFELHQMQFGEVM, from the coding sequence ATGTCAAACCCAAAGGTCAGCGGCAAGGTATATGACTCCAAATTACTTCGGAGGCTATTCAGTTATGTGAAACCTTATCGCTTGCGATTTGCACAGGCCCTGGGATTGACGATTCTGGTTGCATTACTGGTGCCTCTGCGACCCTTATTGGTGCAGTTGGCTCTGGATGTCTACATCGCCATTAGAGATGTAGAAGGATTGCGGATGATCGTACTCCTGATTCTGGGCCTTTTAGTCATACAGGGCATCATTATGTATGGCAATACCTATTTGACCAATTGGCTGGGACAGAGCATAATCCGCGATATCCGGAAACAGGTTTTTGAGCACATCATGCACCTGCAACTCAAGTATTTCGATAGAACCCCTATCGGGATGCTTCAAACCCGAACCATCAATGATGTCGAAGTTCTCAATGATGTTTTCACTTCTGGTCTGGTCAGGATTTTAGGTGAACTCCTGCAATTGATTGCCATTCTTGGCTTTATGCTTTGGCTCAATTGGAAATTGACCCTGGCAGTCCTGACTACTTTGCCCCTGATGGTCCTTGCTACTTATGTATTTAAAAATAAAGTAAAAGGAGCCTTTACCCGAGTCCGGCAGGCAGTGAGTGATATGAATGCCTTTCTGCAGGAACACCTGACCGGTATGCAGATCGTCCACATCTTCAATCGCGAAGGAGTGGAAATGGATAAATACAAAGCCGTCAATGCCAAGCTTCGTAAAGCCAATGTGAATTCTGTCCTCTATTATGCCATCTACTTTCCCGTCATGGAAATCGTCATTGCCCTGAGTTTAGGGGTTTTGGTTTGGTTTGGGGCCGGAAATGTGGTAGCGGGAGAAGTTAGAATTGGGGAACTGGTCGCATTTATCATGTACACCCAGATGTTCTTCCGCCCCCTTCGTCAATTGGCAGATCAGTTCAATATGCTGCAATTGGGAATGGTAAGTGGAGAAAGGATCTTCAAAGTCCTGGATACCCGGGAATTTATTCCTGATGAAGGCAAGCTGGAAAGCCTGCCTGGTAATGAGAAAGAAATCAGCATTCAGTTTGAAGAGGTAACTTTTGCCTATATAGACGAAGATTGGGTATTGCAGGATATTAATTTTGAAGTTGAACCTGGCAAAAAGGTCGCACTTGTTGGTTCGACGGGTTCCGGTAAATCTACCATCATCAACCTCCTGAGTCGCTTCTATGAGATTCAGAAAGGGAGCATCAAGATCAATGGAACAGATATCAAGGAATACCGGCTGTCTTACCTAAGAAGCCTCACAGGAGTTGTATTACAAGATGTATTCCTGTTCTCTGGCAGCATTTACCATAACATTACCCTCAATAGCGATGAAATACCTCTGGAGCGCGTGATAGAAGCTGCAAAAAGGGTAGGGGCTCATGAGTTCATCAGTCAATTGCCGGGAGGCTATGACTATGAAGTACAGGAAAGAGGAGCAACCCTTTCTTTGGGCCAAAGACAGCTCATTGCCTTTGCTCGCGTTATGGTCTACGATCCCCGTATCCTTGTTATGGACGAAGCGACCGCAAATATTGACACAGAGTCCGAAGAAGTCATCCAGCATGCCGTAGACACCGTTATGGCAGGTCGTACTTCCATCATCATCGCTCACCGCCTTTCCACCATTCAGAAAGCTGATCAGATCATTGTCCTCAGCGCAGGCCGCATCATCGAATCCGGCACCCACAATTCCCTCATGAAAGAAAAAGGCTCCTACTTCGAATTGCACCAAATGCAGTTTGGGGAGGTGATGTAA
- a CDS encoding NINE protein, with the protein MKSKTTAGVLAILLGGLGAHKFYLGRTLWGILYLLFCWTFIPAIVALIEGITYFTMSDGAFNAKYNGGANLNPNIVINNVVTSSNNQGRSMEERLRELQRMLDTGLINKQEYEAKRREIMRD; encoded by the coding sequence ATGAAAAGCAAAACTACTGCTGGAGTACTTGCAATTCTCTTAGGTGGGCTTGGAGCCCATAAATTCTATTTAGGAAGAACCCTATGGGGTATTTTATATTTATTATTCTGCTGGACATTTATACCAGCCATAGTCGCGCTTATAGAAGGTATTACATACTTTACTATGTCTGATGGAGCATTCAATGCAAAATACAATGGTGGGGCGAATTTGAATCCCAACATCGTGATAAATAATGTAGTAACTAGTTCTAATAACCAAGGGCGTTCAATGGAGGAAAGGCTAAGAGAACTTCAAAGGATGTTAGATACAGGTTTAATAAATAAACAAGAATATGAAGCGAAGCGAAGGGAAATAATGAGAGACTAA
- a CDS encoding RNA polymerase sigma factor, giving the protein MSHIEFDTKLVNIHSSLKPAAYNLTRDVNEAEDLIQETMVKAISNREKFREGTNLNAWMYTIMRNTFITKYNRTVRRKTFIDTTDNLHYINSTNYSIENKGETSINMDQILRAVESISIDLRTPFMMHYNGWKYYEIAEELNIPMGTVKNRIHVARKELQRKLWRHDPKNN; this is encoded by the coding sequence ATGAGCCATATTGAGTTCGATACCAAACTAGTTAATATTCACAGCTCGCTGAAACCAGCAGCTTACAATCTCACAAGAGATGTAAATGAAGCCGAAGACCTGATTCAGGAAACCATGGTAAAAGCCATTTCCAATCGGGAGAAATTTCGGGAAGGCACCAACCTGAATGCCTGGATGTACACCATTATGAGGAATACCTTCATCACCAAGTACAACCGGACGGTAAGAAGAAAAACTTTTATAGATACAACAGACAATCTCCATTATATCAACTCTACCAATTATTCTATAGAGAATAAAGGAGAGACTTCGATAAACATGGATCAGATCCTAAGAGCAGTCGAAAGCATCTCTATCGATCTCCGAACTCCTTTCATGATGCATTACAATGGATGGAAGTACTATGAGATTGCTGAGGAACTCAATATTCCTATGGGTACAGTTAAAAACCGTATCCATGTAGCCAGAAAAGAATTGCAGAGAAAACTCTGGCGCCACGATCCGAAGAATAATTAA
- a CDS encoding RagB/SusD family nutrient uptake outer membrane protein has translation MRNLSYKFAILAMIFGLLTLSSCEIEEVVDPNNPSLGSVTNDASKAELQTLVTGLEARHRGYYGSATQMFGSFGREVWAYFGSDPRFLSDWLGIGITATYPDFFASAGTFTTPYLAVKQANVLIEAANGSSSVTAQEASAYVGFANTVKGHQLLYPLLQQFNNGIRTDVADPLKPGAIQSYGEALSSIRDFLDVGFGALNGAGTSLPFGLTAGYDGFNTPADLIKVNRAIAARAALYASDYQAALNALNESFFDLNGDLNMGPAHVYGEAPDVNNPLFYVFDQATNTILIAHPALIEDAIPGDTRLAKFAQRVNNPASNPGLTDANGQNIPGEYQDARWESNTAPIKYIRNEELILIYAEAHAMTNNPTEAVNAINVIRNAAGIGDYAGGTTTDELIDEILFQRRYSLWAEAGHRWVDLRRTGRLDASNVDLRDGGSLFDQVSRRVNEGN, from the coding sequence ATGAGAAATTTATCATATAAATTCGCTATTCTCGCGATGATCTTTGGGCTGCTGACACTCAGCTCTTGTGAGATCGAAGAAGTAGTTGATCCCAACAACCCCTCATTGGGGAGTGTTACCAATGATGCTTCCAAAGCGGAGCTCCAAACCCTGGTAACAGGACTGGAAGCTCGCCATCGTGGATACTATGGAAGTGCTACGCAAATGTTCGGAAGTTTTGGTCGTGAAGTATGGGCTTACTTTGGTTCTGACCCACGCTTTCTTTCTGACTGGTTGGGAATTGGTATTACAGCCACTTATCCTGATTTCTTTGCTTCTGCCGGAACATTTACCACTCCCTATCTGGCTGTTAAGCAAGCCAATGTCTTGATTGAAGCAGCTAATGGCAGTAGTTCAGTTACTGCTCAGGAAGCTTCTGCTTATGTAGGATTTGCTAATACAGTAAAAGGACATCAGTTACTCTATCCCTTGCTTCAGCAATTCAACAATGGTATCAGAACAGATGTTGCAGATCCTTTGAAGCCAGGTGCGATCCAGAGTTATGGAGAGGCTCTATCTTCAATCAGAGATTTCCTGGACGTAGGTTTTGGAGCTTTGAATGGAGCAGGTACTAGCCTGCCTTTCGGTTTGACCGCTGGATATGACGGTTTTAATACACCTGCTGATCTGATAAAAGTAAATCGTGCTATCGCAGCCAGAGCGGCGCTTTATGCCAGCGATTATCAGGCAGCTCTTAATGCTTTGAATGAGTCATTCTTTGACCTCAATGGAGATTTGAATATGGGACCCGCTCACGTATATGGAGAAGCTCCTGATGTGAACAATCCTTTGTTCTACGTATTTGACCAGGCTACCAATACTATCCTGATTGCGCATCCTGCTTTGATAGAAGATGCGATTCCTGGAGATACTCGTTTGGCCAAGTTTGCTCAGCGTGTAAATAATCCTGCTTCTAACCCAGGTTTGACAGATGCAAATGGTCAAAACATCCCGGGAGAATACCAGGATGCTCGTTGGGAAAGTAATACGGCTCCCATCAAATACATCAGAAATGAGGAATTGATTCTCATTTATGCAGAAGCTCATGCAATGACCAACAATCCTACAGAAGCTGTAAATGCGATTAATGTGATTCGCAATGCAGCAGGGATTGGTGATTATGCAGGTGGAACAACTACGGATGAGTTGATCGATGAGATCTTGTTCCAAAGAAGGTATTCACTCTGGGCTGAGGCTGGACACCGTTGGGTGGACCTCCGCAGAACCGGAAGGCTGGATGCTTCCAATGTTGATTTGAGAGATGGAGGTTCTTTATTCGACCAGGTCTCAAGACGGGTGAACGAAGGAAACTAA